Proteins encoded in a region of the Odocoileus virginianus isolate 20LAN1187 ecotype Illinois chromosome 9, Ovbor_1.2, whole genome shotgun sequence genome:
- the SMIM26 gene encoding small integral membrane protein 26: MRPAQALSWYRRMSVVYGLGAWTLLGSLIFLSQKKSKQPGDKLEQKDASRNELSEPPKGFYVETIVTYREDFVPVTARIINYLKSWTSGPGPKS; the protein is encoded by the exons ATGCGGCCGGCACAAGCTCTTAGTTGGTACCGGCGGATGTCAGTCGTTTACGGACTGGGCGCCTGGACCCTGCTGGGCTCCTTGATTTTCTTGAGTCAGAAAAAGAGCAAGCAGCCAG gtgaTAAATTAGAACAAAAGGATGCCTCAAGAAACGAACTATCTGAGCCCCCAAAAGGCTTTTATGTGGAAACGATTGTCACATATAGAGAAGATTTTGTTCCAGTTACTGCCAGGATCATCAACTATTTGAAATCATGGACTAGTGGCCCTGGACCAAAATCATGA